From a single Sinomonas atrocyanea genomic region:
- a CDS encoding amino acid permease, whose translation MTTPNPSRHPSGSASSHSVEPHLSRGLSNRHIQLLAIGGAIGTGLFMGSGKTISVAGPSVIFVYMIIGFMLFFVMRAMGELLLSNLNYKSFSDFAGDLLGPWAGFFTGWTYWFCWVVTGVADVVAIAGYANELWPGIPLWIPGIATILILLALNLPTVKAFGEVEFWFALIKIVAILALIVTGLYMIFTGFSSNAGTASFANLWQFGGFFPKEFMGFVAGFQIAVFAFVGIELVGTAAAETKSPEHNLPRAINAIPVRVGLFYVGALVILMAVTPWTEFKAGHSPFIGMFSLAGLGAAATLVNLVVLTSAMSSANSGIYSTSRMVFGLAVEGDAPKAFGKLSSRKVPQNALFLSCVLLLSGVVLLYSGKSIGAAFDMVTTVSAVCFMFVWSIILASYLVFLKRRPELHAASTYKMPGGRAMIWVVYAFFAFLVWALTTQLDTLMALLVTPIWFVVLFAAWQFVKKSPVHQARIANHQETLREEARVTA comes from the coding sequence ATGACAACGCCCAATCCGTCGAGGCACCCGTCGGGCTCAGCGTCGAGCCACTCCGTGGAGCCGCATCTCTCCCGCGGCCTCTCCAACCGCCACATCCAGCTCCTGGCCATCGGCGGCGCCATCGGCACCGGCCTGTTCATGGGCTCCGGCAAGACGATCTCGGTCGCCGGCCCCTCGGTGATCTTCGTCTACATGATCATCGGCTTCATGCTCTTCTTCGTCATGCGCGCCATGGGCGAGCTGCTGCTGAGCAACCTCAACTACAAGTCCTTCTCCGACTTCGCCGGGGACCTCCTCGGGCCGTGGGCCGGCTTCTTCACCGGCTGGACCTACTGGTTCTGCTGGGTCGTCACCGGAGTGGCCGACGTCGTCGCGATCGCCGGCTACGCCAACGAGCTCTGGCCCGGCATCCCGCTGTGGATCCCCGGGATCGCCACGATCCTGATCCTGCTGGCCCTCAACCTGCCCACCGTGAAGGCCTTCGGCGAGGTCGAGTTCTGGTTCGCGCTCATCAAGATCGTCGCGATCCTGGCCCTCATCGTCACCGGCCTGTACATGATCTTCACCGGCTTCTCCTCCAACGCCGGCACCGCCTCCTTCGCGAACCTGTGGCAGTTCGGCGGGTTCTTCCCCAAGGAGTTCATGGGCTTCGTGGCGGGCTTCCAGATCGCCGTGTTCGCGTTCGTCGGAATCGAGCTGGTGGGCACCGCCGCCGCCGAGACCAAGAGCCCCGAGCACAACCTGCCCCGCGCCATCAACGCCATCCCCGTCCGCGTGGGCCTGTTCTACGTCGGCGCGCTCGTGATCCTCATGGCCGTCACCCCGTGGACGGAGTTCAAGGCCGGCCACTCGCCGTTCATCGGCATGTTCTCCCTCGCCGGGCTCGGTGCCGCGGCGACCCTGGTCAACCTCGTGGTCCTCACCTCGGCCATGTCGAGCGCCAACTCCGGCATCTACTCGACCTCGCGCATGGTGTTCGGCCTCGCGGTCGAGGGCGACGCCCCGAAGGCCTTCGGCAAGCTCTCCTCGCGCAAGGTCCCGCAGAACGCGCTGTTCCTCTCGTGCGTGCTGCTGCTCTCCGGCGTAGTGCTGCTCTACTCGGGCAAGAGCATCGGCGCGGCCTTCGACATGGTCACGACCGTCTCCGCCGTGTGCTTCATGTTCGTGTGGTCGATCATCCTGGCCAGCTACCTCGTCTTCCTCAAGCGCCGCCCCGAGCTCCACGCGGCCTCGACGTACAAGATGCCCGGTGGCCGCGCGATGATCTGGGTCGTCTACGCCTTCTTCGCCTTCCTCGTCTGGGCGCTGACCACCCAGCTGGACACGCTCATGGCCCTGCTCGTGACGCCCATCTGGTTCGTGGTCCTGTTCGCCGCCTGGCAGTTCGTGAAGAAGTCCCCGGTCCACCAGGCCCGGATCGCGAACCACCAGGAGACCCTGCGCGAAGAGGCCAGGGTCACGGCCTAA
- a CDS encoding helix-turn-helix domain-containing protein, translating into MSRYAPHTTPALEPAEAEALGRALAAKDVSLFVDGTAHRLTGPVDEAVRDLLARMARGEAVTVSSAEEVLTVAQAAELAGISHSYVRKLTDAGTWPVQYRGTHRRIRREDVLAWVSAQKKGAGI; encoded by the coding sequence ATGAGCCGCTATGCCCCGCACACCACGCCCGCACTCGAGCCGGCCGAAGCGGAGGCGCTCGGCAGGGCGCTCGCGGCGAAGGACGTCTCGCTGTTCGTCGACGGGACCGCGCACCGGCTCACCGGCCCCGTGGACGAGGCGGTGCGCGACCTGCTCGCGCGGATGGCCCGCGGCGAGGCCGTCACGGTCAGCAGCGCGGAGGAGGTGCTGACCGTCGCCCAGGCCGCCGAGCTCGCGGGCATCAGCCACTCGTACGTGCGCAAGCTGACCGATGCGGGGACCTGGCCCGTGCAGTACCGAGGAACGCACCGGCGCATCCGCCGTGAGGACGTGCTCGCCTGGGTCTCGGCGCAGAAGAAGGGCGCAGGGATCTGA
- the ald gene encoding alanine dehydrogenase has product MIIGVPKEIKNNEFRVAITAAGVHEFASHGHTVLIERGAGVASGITDDEYHVAGAELVTDAADVWARADMVMKVKEPIASEYRHFRKGLILFTYLHLAAEPELTRALLDAGVTAIAYETVQDGRSLPLLAPMSEVAGRLSVQVGAQALTAPTGGKGILLGGVPGVRPAKVVVLGAGVAGTNAAVVAMGLGADVTILDINIARLTELDALYGGRLKTVASNKYEIEKSLVEADLVVGSVLIPGAKAPKLVPNELVARMKPGSVLVDIAIDQGGCFEDSHPTTHQDPTFRVHNSIFYCVANMPGAVPNTSTYALTNVTLRYGILLADLGVRAALEKDAVLAGGLNVAAGQVTHRSVSEALGLPLVADWREAVAA; this is encoded by the coding sequence GTGATCATCGGAGTCCCCAAGGAGATCAAGAACAACGAGTTCCGCGTGGCCATCACGGCAGCGGGCGTGCACGAGTTCGCGTCGCACGGCCACACGGTACTCATCGAGCGCGGCGCCGGCGTGGCCTCCGGCATCACCGACGACGAGTACCACGTGGCCGGCGCCGAGCTCGTCACGGACGCCGCGGACGTCTGGGCCCGCGCCGACATGGTCATGAAGGTCAAGGAGCCGATCGCCTCGGAGTACCGGCACTTCCGCAAGGGCCTGATCCTGTTCACGTACCTCCACCTCGCCGCCGAGCCGGAGCTCACCCGCGCCCTGCTCGACGCCGGCGTCACCGCGATCGCCTACGAGACGGTGCAGGACGGCCGCAGCCTGCCGCTGCTGGCCCCGATGTCCGAGGTGGCCGGGCGCCTCTCCGTCCAGGTGGGCGCGCAGGCCCTCACGGCTCCGACCGGCGGGAAGGGCATCCTGCTCGGCGGCGTCCCGGGGGTGCGCCCGGCGAAGGTCGTGGTGCTGGGCGCCGGCGTGGCCGGCACCAACGCCGCGGTCGTCGCGATGGGCCTCGGCGCGGACGTGACCATCCTCGACATCAACATCGCGCGCCTCACCGAGTTGGACGCCCTCTACGGCGGCCGCCTGAAGACGGTCGCGTCGAACAAGTACGAGATCGAGAAGTCCCTCGTCGAGGCGGACCTCGTGGTCGGCTCGGTCCTGATCCCGGGGGCGAAGGCCCCCAAGCTGGTGCCCAACGAGCTGGTGGCCCGGATGAAGCCCGGCAGCGTGCTCGTGGACATCGCGATCGACCAGGGCGGCTGCTTCGAGGACTCGCACCCGACCACGCACCAGGACCCGACGTTCCGTGTGCACAACTCGATCTTCTACTGCGTGGCCAACATGCCGGGCGCTGTGCCGAACACCTCGACCTACGCGCTCACCAACGTGACGCTGCGGTACGGGATCCTGCTCGCCGACCTCGGCGTGAGGGCCGCCCTCGAGAAGGACGCGGTCCTCGCCGGGGGCCTGAATGTGGCCGCGGGCCAGGTCACGCACCGCTCGGTGTCCGAGGCCCTCGGCCTGCCGCTGGTCGCCGACTGGCGCGAGGCCGTCGCCGCCTAG
- a CDS encoding non-ribosomal peptide synthetase family protein codes for MPAASTPAPSRPSSARRPATLPEMLLAATRAHPEAEAVIAGDESLTFDQLGNRSRRLAGLLAESGVEAGDIVGIFAEPGVDLPLFIWGALHASAAYLPLAADYPDERLRYMLEHSGAKAILAEAHLASRIRDIAPHEVRVITPGPDLAGRHDAPAPHDGGDAAALAYLIYTSGSTGRPKGVMIEHRSIVAQLDWLALEGHLRPGVRILQKTPTSFDAAQWEILAPAVGATVVMGVPEIHRNPYAIVELIGRHSVTALQCVPTLLQALLDAEGFEVCSSLTHVYSGGEALSAQLAGQFLEALPWCRLTNLYGPSECTINALSHAVGPEDLRRGETVIPIGRPVAGADCHLLDSAMAPVAEGEVGELYLSGVQVARGYIGNPDQTAERFRTASDGGAVLYRTGDLARRNADGTLQFMGRIDNQIKLRGYRVELEEIALTIEQHPWVRRAGVIVSQNERTSNPELVACVEMNPHEATLMDQGNHGGHHQSKTNKLQVKAQLSDPGIRTEFPRGHEGECAAGNSGAFFPLPGKDVPAQVRAEVFARKSYRFFDGGQTSRAELEEFLRTMLAIPAKADSGEQAARIGAPLEQLGRALAWIGQFTSEERLLPKYSYASPGALYAVQAYLDLAGMAGVPDGLYYYHPLEHALRLIGPGRPAGGPAVQIHLIGRHGAIESVYRNNILEVLEFEAGHLLGALQDALAASGQTVAPYAFESAHRSRCRVAEEDHYLGTFAIIEGTENHLTDAELVVNVPGPKIAGLRAGTYAWRDGGLERVADEVIQPKHVIAINQRTFGRSSFGISILSRARETWLDYITMGCALHRAQRNGVGAGLGFMSSGYSSKSGNPLPTSRRITDILTGAGLESGPSYFFLGGKVSPWQIETEGMYEDSVHMQGPAELIKEELSQILPDYMVPHKTVVFDELPLTPNGKIDAKALAASEKVAAAHSQARFVPPATPTEKRLASEWGELLRYDDVSTEDEFFAVGGNSLMSVTLIARIAKVFGVQLPLRTLIDTPRFADLALRIEEGHGPVGSTSRFISLGNATSQRPIYCWPGLGGYPMNLRALAATAVPMRPVYGIQSQGINAGERPLGTIAEMAAADITEMRALQPEGPYTLWGYSFGARVAFEAAWQLEQAGETVDHLMLICPGNPGLRAAHGEGSGRSAAFDDPAFVTVLCSVFMGTSSGPDIDECLAATHSRESFTAFIGGRLRALDAATIGRIVDIVVKTYQFDYTFDELASRRLAAEITIFKAAGDDYSFIESAPDFALREPVIVPLAGDHYEVLREHGVDELADALRHSTYAEAGASASLA; via the coding sequence ATGCCTGCCGCGTCCACCCCAGCTCCTTCCCGCCCCTCCTCGGCCCGCCGCCCCGCCACCCTCCCCGAGATGCTCCTCGCGGCCACGCGTGCACATCCCGAGGCGGAGGCCGTGATCGCCGGCGATGAGTCCCTCACCTTCGACCAGCTCGGGAACCGCTCACGGCGCCTCGCCGGGCTCCTGGCAGAATCCGGGGTCGAAGCCGGGGACATCGTGGGCATCTTCGCCGAACCGGGCGTGGACCTCCCCCTGTTCATCTGGGGGGCCCTGCACGCGTCCGCCGCCTACCTTCCCCTCGCAGCCGACTACCCCGACGAGCGGCTGCGCTACATGCTCGAGCACAGTGGGGCGAAGGCCATCCTGGCCGAGGCCCATCTCGCCTCCCGGATCAGGGACATCGCACCCCACGAGGTCCGGGTCATCACCCCTGGTCCCGATCTGGCTGGCCGTCATGACGCCCCCGCGCCGCACGACGGCGGGGACGCCGCCGCCCTAGCCTACCTGATCTACACCTCAGGGAGCACCGGGCGCCCCAAGGGCGTCATGATCGAGCACCGCAGCATCGTGGCCCAGCTGGACTGGCTCGCACTCGAGGGCCACCTGCGCCCCGGCGTCCGCATCCTCCAGAAGACCCCGACCAGCTTCGACGCGGCCCAATGGGAGATCCTCGCCCCCGCCGTGGGCGCCACCGTGGTGATGGGCGTGCCGGAGATCCACCGGAACCCCTATGCCATCGTCGAGCTGATCGGCAGGCATTCCGTCACGGCCCTCCAGTGCGTGCCCACCCTCCTCCAGGCCCTCCTGGACGCCGAGGGATTCGAGGTGTGCTCCTCCCTCACCCACGTCTACTCGGGCGGCGAGGCGCTCTCGGCCCAGCTCGCCGGCCAGTTCCTCGAGGCGCTGCCCTGGTGCCGGCTGACCAACCTCTACGGCCCCAGCGAATGCACCATCAACGCACTCAGCCACGCCGTGGGGCCCGAGGACCTGCGGCGCGGCGAGACCGTCATCCCCATCGGCCGGCCGGTCGCGGGGGCCGACTGCCATCTCCTGGACAGCGCCATGGCGCCCGTCGCCGAGGGCGAGGTCGGCGAGCTCTACCTCAGCGGTGTCCAGGTGGCGCGCGGATACATCGGCAACCCAGACCAGACGGCGGAACGGTTCCGGACCGCGTCCGACGGCGGCGCGGTCCTCTATCGCACCGGCGACCTGGCCCGGCGGAATGCCGACGGGACCCTCCAGTTCATGGGCCGCATCGACAACCAGATCAAGCTCCGCGGGTACCGGGTGGAGCTCGAGGAAATCGCCCTGACTATCGAGCAGCACCCGTGGGTGCGCCGTGCCGGAGTCATCGTCTCCCAGAATGAGCGCACATCGAACCCGGAATTGGTGGCCTGTGTGGAAATGAACCCGCATGAGGCCACGCTCATGGACCAGGGAAACCATGGGGGCCACCACCAGTCGAAGACGAACAAGCTTCAGGTCAAGGCCCAGCTCTCCGACCCGGGAATCCGCACTGAATTCCCCCGAGGCCATGAGGGGGAATGCGCCGCGGGGAATTCCGGGGCATTCTTTCCCCTTCCCGGAAAGGACGTGCCGGCCCAGGTCCGGGCGGAAGTCTTCGCCCGGAAGTCCTACCGTTTCTTCGATGGCGGCCAGACCTCGCGGGCCGAACTCGAGGAATTCCTCCGCACCATGCTGGCCATTCCGGCGAAGGCGGACTCTGGGGAACAGGCCGCCCGCATCGGCGCCCCGCTCGAGCAGCTGGGCCGGGCCCTCGCCTGGATCGGCCAGTTCACGAGCGAGGAGCGGCTGCTGCCGAAGTACTCGTACGCCTCCCCGGGGGCCCTCTATGCCGTCCAGGCCTACCTCGACCTCGCGGGCATGGCCGGCGTCCCCGACGGGCTGTACTACTACCACCCCCTCGAGCACGCCCTGCGCCTCATCGGTCCCGGCCGGCCCGCGGGCGGCCCCGCGGTGCAGATCCACCTGATCGGACGCCACGGCGCCATCGAGTCGGTCTACAGGAACAACATCCTCGAGGTGCTCGAGTTCGAGGCCGGCCACCTCCTCGGCGCGCTCCAGGACGCCCTGGCCGCATCGGGGCAGACCGTGGCGCCCTACGCCTTCGAGAGCGCCCATCGCAGCCGCTGCCGGGTCGCCGAGGAAGACCACTACCTCGGCACCTTCGCCATCATCGAGGGGACCGAGAACCACCTCACGGACGCAGAGCTCGTGGTCAATGTCCCGGGTCCGAAGATCGCCGGCCTGCGCGCCGGAACCTACGCCTGGCGCGACGGCGGCCTCGAGCGGGTCGCGGACGAGGTCATCCAGCCCAAGCATGTGATCGCCATCAACCAGCGCACGTTCGGCCGTTCCAGCTTCGGCATCAGCATCCTCAGCCGGGCCCGGGAGACCTGGCTCGACTACATCACCATGGGATGCGCCCTGCACCGGGCCCAGCGCAACGGGGTGGGAGCCGGCCTCGGCTTCATGTCCTCCGGCTACAGCTCGAAGTCCGGCAACCCGCTGCCGACCTCCCGCCGCATCACCGACATCCTCACGGGCGCGGGCCTCGAGTCGGGTCCGTCCTACTTCTTCCTCGGCGGGAAGGTCTCCCCATGGCAGATCGAGACCGAGGGGATGTACGAGGACTCGGTGCACATGCAGGGCCCCGCAGAGCTGATCAAGGAGGAGCTCTCGCAGATCCTGCCCGACTACATGGTGCCGCACAAGACGGTCGTCTTCGACGAGCTGCCGCTCACCCCGAACGGCAAGATCGATGCCAAGGCCCTCGCCGCGTCCGAGAAGGTCGCGGCCGCCCACTCCCAGGCGCGCTTCGTGCCGCCGGCCACTCCCACCGAGAAGCGGCTCGCGAGCGAGTGGGGCGAGCTGCTCAGGTACGACGACGTCTCCACCGAGGACGAGTTCTTCGCCGTGGGCGGCAACTCCCTGATGTCGGTGACCCTCATCGCGCGGATCGCGAAGGTCTTCGGCGTCCAGCTGCCGCTGCGGACCCTCATCGACACACCGCGCTTCGCCGACCTCGCGCTGAGGATCGAGGAGGGCCACGGCCCCGTCGGGTCGACCTCGCGCTTCATCTCGCTGGGCAACGCGACGTCCCAGCGGCCCATCTACTGCTGGCCCGGCCTCGGCGGCTACCCCATGAACCTCCGCGCCCTCGCGGCCACGGCAGTCCCCATGCGTCCCGTCTACGGAATCCAGAGCCAGGGCATCAACGCCGGCGAACGCCCGCTCGGCACCATCGCCGAGATGGCCGCGGCCGACATCACCGAGATGCGTGCGCTCCAGCCCGAGGGGCCCTACACGCTGTGGGGATACTCCTTCGGCGCCCGGGTGGCGTTCGAGGCCGCGTGGCAGCTCGAACAGGCCGGCGAGACGGTCGACCACCTCATGCTCATCTGCCCCGGGAACCCGGGCCTCCGCGCGGCCCACGGCGAGGGCAGCGGGCGGAGCGCCGCGTTCGACGACCCGGCGTTCGTCACGGTCCTGTGCTCGGTGTTCATGGGCACCAGCAGCGGCCCCGACATCGACGAATGCCTCGCCGCGACGCACTCCCGCGAGTCCTTCACGGCGTTCATCGGCGGCCGCCTGCGGGCGCTCGACGCCGCCACGATCGGCAGGATCGTCGACATCGTCGTGAAGACCTACCAGTTCGACTACACGTTCGACGAGCTTGCCTCGCGCCGCCTCGCTGCCGAGATCACGATCTTCAAGGCCGCCGGAGACGACTACTCCTTCATCGAGTCGGCGCCCGACTTCGCGCTGCGCGAGCCGGTGATCGTCCCCCTCGCCGGCGACCACTACGAGGTCCTGCGCGAGCACGGCGTCGACGAACTCGCGGACGCCCTCCGCCACAGCACCTACGCCGAGGCGGGCGCCTCCGCCTCCCTCGCCTGA
- a CDS encoding EamA family transporter produces MPSRLGAVMKSPALAPATAALAPAVWGSTYLVTAELLPPDRPLLASVMRALPAGLMLVALTRARLPRGFRAKTAALGVLNVGAFFYLLFVAAYRLPGGVAALVLCAQPMLVLLLNGVVLKQGIRAAHAAACGSVAVGISLLVLTSSAQLDAVGVVAGLGAAACMAAGIVLTKKWGKPPTMGNLAFTGWQLTFGGLFLAPMLVVGEGLPQTFTAENLLGFSYLGIVGAALTYWIWFKSIEALPTIAVSFLAFASPLTAAVLGFLFRGEAFTPIQALGALVIVGSIVSVQPRPPRLPRALPSPAHRSP; encoded by the coding sequence GTGCCGTCTCGCCTGGGTGCCGTCATGAAGTCCCCTGCTCTCGCTCCGGCCACCGCCGCACTCGCCCCGGCCGTATGGGGCAGCACCTACCTCGTCACCGCGGAGCTGCTGCCGCCCGACCGGCCGCTCCTCGCCTCCGTGATGCGCGCGCTGCCGGCCGGCCTGATGCTCGTCGCCCTGACGCGGGCACGGCTGCCGCGAGGGTTCCGGGCGAAGACCGCGGCCCTCGGGGTGCTCAACGTCGGCGCGTTCTTCTACCTCCTCTTCGTCGCCGCCTACCGTCTCCCGGGTGGCGTGGCCGCGCTGGTGCTCTGCGCGCAGCCGATGCTCGTCCTGCTGCTCAACGGCGTGGTCCTGAAGCAGGGCATCAGGGCGGCCCATGCGGCGGCGTGCGGTTCCGTGGCGGTCGGAATTTCCCTGCTGGTCCTCACCTCCAGTGCGCAGCTGGACGCAGTGGGTGTCGTGGCAGGACTGGGGGCCGCGGCCTGCATGGCTGCGGGAATTGTCCTGACCAAGAAATGGGGAAAACCGCCCACCATGGGAAATCTCGCGTTCACCGGCTGGCAACTTACCTTCGGTGGACTCTTCTTGGCGCCGATGCTCGTGGTGGGCGAAGGCCTGCCGCAGACTTTCACCGCGGAGAATCTCCTCGGATTCTCCTACCTGGGAATTGTCGGTGCCGCCCTCACATATTGGATCTGGTTCAAGAGCATAGAAGCGCTCCCGACCATTGCGGTGTCATTTCTCGCTTTTGCCAGTCCGCTGACCGCCGCGGTTCTCGGTTTCCTCTTCAGGGGTGAGGCCTTCACCCCGATCCAAGCCCTGGGCGCTCTCGTGATCGTCGGCTCGATCGTCTCGGTCCAGCCGCGGCCACCCCGACTGCCCCGGGCACTTCCGAGCCCCGCCCACCGAAGTCCGTAG
- a CDS encoding MarR family winged helix-turn-helix transcriptional regulator translates to MEDAVEAYMRQWQRERPDLDTGAMGVIARLSRAGKLITASIRGNFAGSDLEPWEFDVLATLRRAGAPYTLTPKSLAGTSMVGGAAMTHRVDKLLRRGLVSREVDPANRRQLLVTLTPEGLALVDRLIVDHIEGAERFLHGLDPSEVHALDTILQKLLLARGDTAPLDQD, encoded by the coding sequence ATGGAGGATGCGGTCGAGGCCTACATGCGCCAGTGGCAGCGCGAACGGCCGGACCTCGACACCGGAGCGATGGGTGTCATCGCGCGGCTGAGCCGGGCCGGCAAGCTCATCACCGCCAGCATCCGCGGCAACTTCGCCGGAAGCGATCTGGAGCCGTGGGAGTTCGATGTCCTGGCCACGCTGCGGCGCGCGGGCGCCCCCTACACGCTCACGCCCAAGAGCCTCGCGGGCACGAGCATGGTGGGGGGCGCGGCGATGACGCACCGGGTCGACAAGCTCCTCCGGCGCGGCCTCGTCAGCCGGGAAGTCGATCCCGCGAACCGCCGCCAGCTCCTGGTGACCCTGACGCCGGAGGGCCTCGCGCTGGTGGATCGGCTGATCGTGGACCACATCGAGGGCGCCGAGCGGTTCCTCCACGGCCTCGACCCGTCGGAGGTCCACGCGCTGGACACGATCCTGCAGAAGCTCCTGCTCGCACGCGGCGACACCGCACCCCTGGACCAGGACTGA
- a CDS encoding 4'-phosphopantetheinyl transferase family protein: MGGPRNPLAAVVRAALPAGIAVGASTVRPASPSEPPQRGQHRAGREAAAAALCAAGVPTEQPLPRTATGSAAWPAGTTGSISHTDRIALAVAAASEGFRRLGVDLEEAAALPEGVLELVSSDRQLAGLAGVRAAGGGLPLDLVVFSAKEAAAKALGGPEAGPPSLRDIDVTLVAEHWTAGRFVARGPHGQVLGGRYLEAAGHVVTACWQDASGEGPA; encoded by the coding sequence ATGGGCGGACCGAGGAACCCGCTCGCGGCAGTCGTGCGGGCCGCACTGCCCGCCGGCATCGCCGTCGGCGCCTCCACAGTCCGCCCCGCCTCACCGTCCGAGCCGCCGCAGCGGGGACAGCACCGCGCCGGGCGCGAGGCCGCGGCCGCAGCGCTCTGCGCGGCGGGAGTCCCGACTGAGCAGCCACTCCCCCGCACGGCCACGGGATCGGCGGCATGGCCCGCGGGCACCACGGGGAGCATCTCCCACACCGACAGGATCGCGCTGGCCGTCGCCGCCGCCTCGGAGGGCTTCCGGCGCCTCGGCGTCGACCTCGAGGAGGCCGCCGCCCTGCCGGAGGGAGTGCTCGAACTGGTCAGCTCGGACCGCCAGCTCGCAGGCCTGGCCGGGGTGCGCGCGGCGGGCGGCGGGCTGCCGCTGGACCTCGTGGTCTTCTCGGCGAAGGAGGCGGCCGCCAAGGCCCTCGGCGGCCCGGAAGCCGGTCCCCCCAGCCTGCGGGACATCGACGTGACCCTCGTCGCGGAGCACTGGACCGCGGGACGATTCGTGGCCCGCGGCCCGCACGGGCAGGTGCTCGGGGGCCGGTACCTCGAGGCAGCCGGCCACGTCGTCACCGCCTGCTGGCAGGACGCCAGCGGAGAGGGCCCGGCGTGA
- a CDS encoding NADPH-dependent FMN reductase, with protein MAEILTLVGSLRTESVNSKFAQVAAASAPEGAAVTTFEGLEEIPFYNEDLDVEGKVPAKAAELRAAVAAADGLLLVTPEYNGTMPAVINNAIDWISRPFGASSATGTKAAVIGTSAGQYGGVWAHDDVRKSLKVAGAEVVEDATLAIGASYSRFAEVEPQDDAEVVEGIAKVVAALAGTTGATAPAELAEAAAR; from the coding sequence ATGGCAGAGATCCTCACCCTCGTCGGCAGCCTCCGCACCGAGTCCGTCAACAGCAAGTTCGCCCAGGTCGCCGCCGCCTCCGCCCCGGAGGGCGCCGCGGTGACCACCTTCGAGGGCCTCGAGGAGATCCCCTTCTACAACGAGGACCTCGACGTCGAGGGCAAGGTTCCCGCCAAGGCGGCCGAGCTCCGCGCCGCCGTCGCCGCCGCAGACGGCCTCCTCCTCGTCACCCCCGAGTACAACGGGACTATGCCCGCGGTCATCAACAACGCGATCGACTGGATCTCCCGGCCCTTCGGCGCCTCCTCTGCGACCGGCACGAAGGCCGCCGTGATCGGCACCTCCGCCGGCCAGTACGGCGGCGTCTGGGCGCATGACGACGTGCGCAAGTCGCTCAAGGTCGCCGGCGCCGAGGTCGTCGAGGACGCCACGCTCGCGATCGGCGCCTCCTACTCGCGCTTCGCCGAGGTCGAGCCTCAGGACGATGCCGAGGTCGTCGAGGGCATCGCCAAGGTCGTCGCCGCCCTTGCCGGGACCACGGGGGCCACCGCCCCGGCCGAGCTCGCCGAGGCCGCCGCCCGCTGA